The nucleotide sequence TCGTCCTCGCCGGCGAACACGATGTCCGCCAATGGAATGATGTCGCGGTAGACACTGCCCGCACCCTCCGCGGACCAGAGGTTCCCACGGAAGTTCAGGTCGAAGGACACGGGAACACCCGCAGCCCTGGCCACACCGATCGCATGCCGTAGCGTCGCCTCCGCCTGGGCGGACAGGGCGGGCGTGATGCCGCTGGCGTGCAGCAGCCCAGCGCCGGCAATGAGCGCCTCGTCAATGTCGGACGGTGCAAGGCGGGATCCGGCGCTTCCGGAACGGTAGTAGCTGACGCGCTGCGCATCGGGCGTCCGGCGCTCCTTGATCATCAGCCCGGTGGGGGCGGACGGGTCGACGGCGATCCGCACATCCACGCCCTCCGCCCGGATCTCGCGCTCCACGAGCTGGCCCAGGGAATCCGCTCCCACCCGTCCGCACCAGACGGACTGGACGCCGAGCCGGCGCAGTCCGATGGCGACGTTGGATTCGGAGCCGCCGATGCCCAGGCTCAGGGTGGAGGCGTGTGCCAGCGGTCCCACCTGGTCGGCACGCATCAGTGCCATGGTCTCGCCGAAACTCAGGACGTATGGCGCATCATCCGCCGGAATGCCGGCGCTCATTTGCCGGCCTCCAGCTGTTCCGCGGTCCGGTCGATCAGCTCGCGCACTCGCCGTGCCCTTGCGGTGAGATCCTGCAGGTCGCCGCCCTTGAAGGCGTCGCCCAGCAGCGGCCCGCCGAGGCTGACGGCCAGCGCTCCGGCCCTGATCCACGCAGGTACGTCCTCGATGTTGACGCCGCCGGACGGGATCACCTCGATGTCCGGGAACGGGCCGCGCAGCTGTGCCACGTAGCCGGCGCCGACAGTGGAGGCCGGGAAAACCTTGACGGCGGTGGCCCCAAGTTTCCAGCCGGTGTGCAGCTCGGTGGGGGTCAGGCCACCCGGGTAGACCGGAACGCCGCGCTCAACGCAGGCGGCGATGACGCCGGGATCCGTGACCGGTGTGACGATGTAGGCCGCCCCCAGTTCGAGGGCCGTCTGGGCTTCCGAGGTGTCGGTGACCGTGCCGACGCCGATCTCGAGGGAGTTCCCGAAGCGCTCGCGGAGGAGGGGCAGTTCGTCCCAGACGCCGGGGGTGCTGAGCGTGAGCTCGATGCTCAGCACGCCGCCGCGCTGCAGCGCCTCGATGACCGGCGCGTAATCCGAGGCGTGGCGGGCCCGGAGGACGGCAACGGCCCGGGTGTCGCGGAGAACTGCGGACGGGGCCGGCCGGGACACCGTGCCGGGGCTTTCGAGGCGGAGCATGGGATTCCTTTGGAGTTGGCGGGCGTGGGTAGCGGGGGAGAACTGGCAGTGCACGACGGCGGGTGGGTGCCGCCGTCGTGCACGGCCAGTTAGGGACTGTGTTGGTTACTTCGCAGTGCGGGCGGCTGCCAGCTCAGCCGCCGCGGAAGGGGTGGCGACCACACCGCCGTCCCGGCGGGCGTCCTCCGGATCTGTGAGATCGCGGTTGAGGGTCTCCGGGGAGAGCCGGGTGGCGATGAAGCTGACGAGCATGGTGAGCGACATGTAGACGGCCACCGGGATCCAGGAGTTGCTGAAGAGACCCAGCAGTCCGGCGCAGATCATGGGTGCGACGCCGCCGCCAATGATCGAGGAGAACTCACGGCCCAGGGTGACGCCAGCGTAGCGGTAGCGGCTGCCGAAGATCTCCGGGAAGTAGCTCATGTGCACACCCACCACACCCTGGCAGGCCAGCATGAAGCCGATGATGATCACCATCACGATCGCCACGGGGGAACCGGTGGTCAGGAGCATGAAGGCCGGTGCCGGGAAGAGGATCAGCGCGCCGGTGATCAGCGAGACAACGCGCCGGCGGCCGATCTTGTCGGACAGGATTCCGAAGGACACCGCCGCGACGCCGCCGCAGAGTGAACCGATGAGCAGCACCGGCGGGATGAACTTGGGGTCCGTGCCGACGACGGTGATCAGGTATGACGCCATGAACACCTGGATGGTGTAGGACTGCGTGCTGACGCCAAAGTTCATGAGGATGACGCGCAGGACATTGGCTTTGCCGCTCCTGGCGACTTCCTTGAGCGGGGCGGGCGGCTCGGTGCGGGCCTGCTTGATCTCCTCGAACACGGGGGATTCATCGAGTTTGCGCCGGATAATCAGGGCGGCGACGGTGACGAAGATGCTGGAGAGGAAGACCAGCCGCCAGCCCCAGGTCAGCATGTCGTTCGGGGCCAGGGACTGGGCGGCGATCCACACCAGCGCGCCGAGTGCGGTGCCGGCAGCGGCGCCGACCATGATCAGCGAGGCCAGCTTGCCCCTCGTGCCGGGGGCTGCGGATTCGGTCAACAGCGTTGCGCCGCCGGACTGTTCCGCGCCAGCGCCGAAGCCCTGGGCTGCACGGCATACGCAGAGCAGGATCGGGGCGAGCAGGCCGATCTGCTCGAAGGTCGGCAGCACGCCGATGGCCATTGTGGCGCCGCCCATCAGGAGCAGGGTGACCACGAGGATCCACTTCCGGCCGAGGCGGTCACCGAAGTGGGAGAAGAAGATCCCGCCGAGCGGGCGGAACAGGAAGCCGACGGCGAAGGTGGTGAAGCTGGCGATCAGCGCCGCGGCGGGGGAGACATTGGGGAAGAACAGTTTGCTGAAGACGAGCGCCGAGGCGGTGCCGTAGATGACGAAGTCGTACAGTTCGAGGGTGGTGCCGATAAGGCCGGCGACGGCGGCCTTCCGGACCTTGCTCTGATCGATTTCCCCTGGGGGGACGTGTGCTGTGGTCATTTCCATACTCCTTTGAATGGATGCTGCAAGGGCTGAGCCTGGCGCCACGACCGCCGGGTTCCCTGTCCGAGCTTGCGAGGCTAGGGAGCGGTTGGGGAGGGTCGACAAGCTCAACCAGCGGGGTCAGTAGGTGATGAGTACTTTGAGGTTGGTGGGGTCGGTCACCGGTGCCGTGAGGGCGGCGGCGGCGTCTTCGAGCGGGAATGTGCTGGTGATGATGGACCGCAGGTCCACAGTGCCGGAGGAGGCGAGGTCGATCGCCGTCGGGAACGCGTTGGCGTAGCGGAATGCGGTGACGAGGTCGATCTCGTAGCGCTGGAGGAACCCGAGTGGGATGCCGTCCACCGTGGGCTTGGCCTGGCCGACGACGGTGGCCCGGGCTGCGGGTGCCAGGGTCTGGATGCCGTCTGCGAGGGCCCGGGTGTTGCCGGAGCATTCGATCAGCCGGTCCATGCCCGCCAGGTCCAGTGGAGTGGCTGCCGTGTTGACCGTGCGGGTGGCGCCGAACTTCGTGGCGACGGCGAGGCGGTCGTCGTTCACGTCGGTCACCACGATTTCCGCGGCACCCCGGGCTGCGGCGACCTGGGCAACCAGCAGCCCGATGGGTCCGGCACCGGTGATCAGCACGCGGTGGCCCCTCCGGATCTGCGCGCGTTCCACCGCCCAGACGGCGACGGCGAGCGGTTCGATCGCTGCCCCGATTTCCGCCGGGATGCTGGCCGGCAGCCGATGGACGGCGGCTTCCGGCACCACCACGTGGCGGGCGAACAGCCCGTCGGTGGGCGGGGAACCGAAGCAGGTTCCGGCCGGGCAGAGATTGTAGCGCCCGGACAGGCAGGTGGGGCATTCCCGGCAGGGCAGCGCCGGTTCGATGGCGACGGGGGTGCCGGCGGCGACTTTCGCGGCCGGCCCGGCGGCGATGACGACGCCCGCTCCTTCGTGGCCCAGGACGGTGGGCTGGCGCAGCACGTTGGTGCCGTTGCGGCCGTCGGCGAAATAGTGCATGTCCGAGCCGCAGATCCCGCCGGACCGCATCTCGACAAGTAGGTCGTTGGGGCCGAGGGCAGGCAGCGGCTTGTGTTCGATGCGCAGGTCGCGGGCACCGTGCAGCACGGCTGCCTGTGTGCCGGTGGGGAGCCCGGCAGTGTTCGTTGCCGGAATGGCTTGGGTAGTCATGGCGTGCTCCGTATGGTTTGAAGGGAGGCGGCGTGATCCAGGGCGGTGCTGGCTTCTGCGATGGCTGCCAGCGGGCCTGCCGCATGGATGATGTCGATGAACTCGCCGGTGCGCAGGATGAAGTCGTCGCGTTCGGCCAGTTCGTCGCCGAGGAGGTGGTGGTCGCCGAGAACTTTCCGCGCGAGGTCGGCGCCCGAGCGGGAGCCGGAGGCCAGACCGGCGAGCAGGCTGCGGGCCGGGTCCTCCATGGCGTGGGCCTGGGGGCCCGGATCGAACCCGGGCAGCGGGGCGATGCATGCGAGATACGCGGCGGTGGTGAGGGCCAGCAGCTGTGGCATCCGACCGTCGTCGAGCATCTGCAGTGCCGGCAGCGGGATGCGCTGCCGGAGTTTGACGGACCCGTCGGAGCCCACCTGGCTGGTGCGGTGGCCCAGGGCCGTGTTGCGCCAGCGGGAGAAGAGCTGTTCCTCATAGGCGTCCACGTCTACGCCGGATGGCACCGAGACGCTGGGCAGGTACTCGTTCCGCAGGACGGAGCGGGCGGCCAGTTCGATGTTCGGGTGTGAGACGGATTCCGGGATGGTGACGGCGCCGGTGAGGGCTCCGAGGTAGGCGATGAGGGAGTGCGTGCCGTTGAGCAGGCGGACCTTCAGCTGCTCGTAGCCGGCTACTTCATCGGAGAACACCGCGCCGCCGGCTTCCCACGTGGGGCGCCCGGCGATGAAGTTGTCCTCGACGATCCACATGGTGAACGGTTCGGCCGGCACCGGGATCCGGTCGTGGTAGCCGCGCTCGGATGCGACCAGTCTGCGGTAGTGGTCCGTGGTGGCCGGCACGATCCGGTCCACCATCGAGGAGGGGAAACTGGTGCGGGTGTCGATGAACGCGAGGGTCTCGGCGGCTTCGGCGGGCGGGAGCAGCGAGGCGAATTCGCGGACCAGCCGCTGCGTGTGGTGGCCGTTGTCGGCGAGGTTGTCGCAGCTGAGGATGGTCACCGGTTCGCCGTGGCTCCGGGACCGGTGCTGCAGCCCGCGGACGATCTGCCCGATCGGCGTCTTCGGGGCGCCGGGGTGCTCGAGGTCGTGCCGGATGGCGGGGTCCTGCAGGTTCAGCGAGCCGGTGGCGGGGGTGTAGTTGTAGCCGTTCTCGGTGACCGTGAGGGAGACGATCCGGGTCCCGGCCTCGCCAATCGCCTTGACTACGCGCTCCGGGCTGGCGGCGGCCGTGAAGGCGTCCGTGTGGACCCGCGGAACGGAGAACTTGGAGCCCTCCGGTGAAATTTCCACCACTGTGTAGAGCATGTCCTGGGCGTGCATTGCGTCCGGGATGGCGCTGGACCGGCTGGCGACGCCGATGATTCCCCAGTCGCCGCCGTGGGCAGCGACTGCGGCATCGGTGTAGACGGCCTGGTGAGCGCGGTGGAAGTTGCCGAGGCCCAGGTGCACGATCCCGGCGGCGGGTGCTGCGGCCCGCCGGAGGATGCCGGGCATGGCCGCGGACAGCGGGGGAATGGAGGTCATGGTCACCAGTCCTTCATGGAGCCGTCGAGCTCGCGGGCGATGGGCAGGTAGGCCTGCTTGTAGGGGAACCGGGCGGCAGCGTCCTCGTCCACGTGCACGCCGAGGCCGGGCTCGTCGCCGGGGTGGAGGTAGCCGTCCTCGAAGCGGAAGCTGGACTGGAAGACCTCGGACACCAGGGGGTCGTAGCCCATGTATTCCTGGATGGCGAAGTTGCTGGTGGCCAGGCCGAGGTGGAGCGAGGCAGAGAGGTTGATCGGGGAGACATCGGAAGGCCCGTGCGGCGCGCCCTTGATCTGGTAGACCTCGGCGAGGGCGAGGATCTTGCGGACGTGCGAGATGCCTCCGGCATGGACGACGGCCGTGCGGATGAAGTCGATGAGGCGTTCGGTGATGAGGTGTTCGCAGTCCCAAACCGTATTGAAGACCTCGCCGATGGCCAGAGGGATGGTGGTCTGCTGCCGCAGCGTGCGCAGGAGCCGCTGGTTTTCTGCAGGGGTGACGTCCTCGAGCCAGAACAGGTCAACGTCCTCGAGTGAGCGGGCCAGCCGGGCGGCTTCGGTGGGGTTGAGCCGGTGGTGGACGTCGTGGAGGAGCTTGAGGTCCGGGCCCACGTGCTCGCGGACGGCGGACAGGACCTTCGGGGCGTGGCGGAGGTAGGCGGAGGTGTCCCAGTCCTCTTCGACGGGTCCGGCGCCGCGGCCTGCCGGTTCGTAGCTGGCGGCGCCCTTGGTGACGCCGTAGACCTTGTCCAGCCCGGGCACGCCGGATTGGGCGCGTACGGCGCGGAAGCCCTGCTCGCGGCGACGGTCCACGGAGTCGAGGAGTTCCGGGACGTCCCAGCCGGTGGCGTGGGTGTAGGTGAGGATCTTGTCCCGGGCGGCGCCGCCCAGCAGCTGGTAGACGGGGACGTCCAGCGCTTTGCCCTTAATGTCCCACAGTGCCAGGTCGATTGCGCCGATGGCCGCCATGGTCACCGGTCCGCGGCGCCAGTAGGCGCCGCGGTAAAAGTACTGCCAGGTGTCTTCGATCCGGTCCGCGTCCCGGCCCAGCAGGGCAGGGGCGAGGTGGTCGCGGAGGTAGCTGGCCACGGACAGTTCGCGGCCGTTCAGGGTGGCGTCGCCCCAGCCGGTAATCCCGTCGTCGGTGGTGATCTTCAGGGTGACAAAATTGCGGCTGGGACTGGTGACGAGGACGTCGACGTCGACGATTTTTCGGGTCATCGGGAAATCACTACATTCTTCAGTGGCTGGTTCGCGGACAGGCGGGTGATGTTTTCGGCGATCTCCCGGGCGCGGCCGCGGAAGGTTTCGGCGGTGACGCCGGAGGAGTGCGGGGTCATGATGACGTTGTCCAGCCGGCCGAACGGCAGGGACGAGGGTTCGCCGCGGCCGTCGGTGCCCGGGTACTGGTACCAGACGTCGATGGCGGCGCCGGCGATCCGCCGGTCCTTGAGGGCTTCGTAAAGTGCTGTCTCGTCGACGACGGGGCCGCGGGCCACGTTGACGAGCTGGCCGTCGGGGCCGAGGTTGTCCAGTTCGGCCGCGCCGATCAGTGAGGTGGTTCCGGCGTCGAGCGGGATGCTGACCACGAGCACGTCGGATTCGCTGAGGGCCTCGCCCAGGCGATCCGTGGCGCCGGTCCAGCGCAGGCCGTGCTCGCCGGCGTTGACGGAGCCGCTGCGGGTGATGGCGATGCCTTCCGCGCCGAAGGCCTGGAGCAGTTTCCAGCTGGCGCTGCCGATGTGGCCGAAGCCGAGGAAGGTGACCACCGCGCCGCGCAGTGTCTCGGGCTGGCGGATGTCGGGGGAGTAGACCGAGGAGGACCACACGCCGGTGCGCAGTGCGGCGTCCTGGCCCAGCAGGTTACGGCGGAGGGCCACGAGCACGGTGGCGATGTGTTCGGCGATGGAGCCTTCGTGGTGGAAGGTGTTGGCGCATACGGCCCCGGCGGGCAGGGCGTCCGCATCGATGCCGTCATAGCCGGCACCGCCCACGTGCACCAGCCGGAGGTTCCCTGCCTTCGCGCCCATGGCGGCGGTGAACTTGGGCCCGACATAGACGTCGGCGTCCTTGAGGTCGGTCAGCACGGAGTGCTCGTTCCAGCTGTCGTGCCAGGAGGTGATGGTGCCTTCCGGCAGCGCCGCCTCGAAGACGGCGCGCTGGGGCATCAGGTTGGGGTCTGCGATGACGATTCTCATGGTTACTTTCCCTGGAGGGTCTGGTCGGCGTTGCGGGCGGCGAAGGTGGAGCCGCGCACGATGAGCTGCGAGTTGAGGTGGACCGCCTCGGTGGCGGTGGGCTTGCCGGCGATCTGCTCGAGGAGGAGTTCGAGGGCGAGGGAGCCGCTTCGGCTGATGGGGACGCGGACGGAGGTGAGGCCGGGTTCGGCGGCCGCGGCGATATCGAGGTCGTCGATGCCCACCACACTGATGTCCTCGGGGCAGTGGTAGCCGAGAGTCCGGGCACCGGCGAGCATGCCGATCGCCACGAGGTCGTTGTAGGCGATGACGGCCGTGGCACCGCTGGCGACCACCGAGGCGGCGGCGGCCAGGCCGCCGTCGACCGTGGCGTTCTGGTTGCCCACGGTGACCAGTTCGATGCCCCATTCGTCGCAGAGGCGCGTGATGGCTGCAAGGCGCTGGCCGTTGGCCCACGAGGAGGCCGGGCCGGGGATGTAGGCAAGCTTGCGGTGGCCGAGGGCGTGCAGGTGTTCGACGGCCTGCCGGATCCCTTCGCCGGCCTCCATCAGTACCCGGGCGGCCTGGTCCGCCTCGCCGTTGATGACCACGAGGGGCGCGCTGCCGGCGAGGTTGTGGATCTGCTCCGACGGGAGCCGCGGAGAGCAGAGGATGATGCCGTCCACACCGGTGGCAAACGCTGCAAGGTGGTCGCGCTCGCGGGCTGAGGATTCGCCGGTGTCCGCCAGGACCATGCGGTGGCGTCCGTGCCAGGCCTGGTCCTGGATCGCCTTGATGAGTGCGGCGAACACGGCGTTGGAGATGTCCGGGACGACGACGCCGAAGGTTCGGCTGCCGTTGAGGCCTGGGACGTCATACCCGAGCTGGGCGGCGGCGTCCATGACCTTCTGCCGTGTTTCGGCGGCGAGCCGGCCGGGGTCGCCGAACGCCCGTGACGCTGTGGCGAGCGAGACGCCAGCGAGCTTTGCGACGTCCGTAAGTTTTGCCGCCATCGGTCCTCCAGTTGCTTCGTTGAAACCCTTCTCCTCAAGTATGGAAAAACTTGTACAAGCTTGTCAAGCATTTTCCATGAGTTGCATCACAGGGTCGGCGGGGGACGGCGTTAACGCAAGAGGACGACGGCGGGAGGTCCCGCCGTCGTCCTTCCTTTGTTTGGAGTTCTTGTACAGATAATGGCCGCTAAAGCGCCTCGAAGTCGCGATAGGTGGACAAAATCTCCGCCAGGTGCTCGCCGGCCGTGAAGGCGCGGGTGACGGCGGAGCCGAGGGTCGCCCCGCCTCCCGGGTAGTTGTTGCGGAAGACGCCGGCGGAGACGTTGCCGGCAGCGTAGAGTCCGGGGATCGGCTGCCGGTGCCGGTCGAGGACCCGGCCGGAGAAGTCGGTGTCCAGGCCGCCGGAGGTTCCCAGCACGCCGGCGGAAATCCGGACGGCGTAAAACGGGGCGGAAGCGAGCGGGGCCAGGCACGGGTTGGGGGTGTTGGCGGCGTCGCCCAGGAACCGGTCCTGCGGGGTTGCGCCGCGGTGGAACTCCGTGTCCACTCCATTCGAGGCGTCCGCGTTGAACCGGGCCACCGTGGCCGCCAGCCCGGCGGGGTCGATCCCGACCTTTTCGGCCAGCTCCTCCAGCGAACCCCCGGCTGTGATCCAACCCGCCGGGGCTCCGGCGGCGGATCCCGCCACCGGATACTTCGCCAGGTACGCCGCATCGAAGACGAGCCATGCCGGGTTGTTCTGCTGGCGGCCGGTCAGCGGGTCGACGGAGGCGAACACCCGGCACGCATCGTGGTAGTTCAGCGCCTCGTTCACAAACCGCGTCCCGGCAGCATTCACAGTGATCGAGCCAGGCAGTGTCATTTCCACGTTCCCCATCCGGCCGGAGCGCACGCCGTCATATTCGTGAGATGCCTCGGAAATCACCGGCACTCCCCAGATTGCGGTCATGTCCGCCACGGCGGCGCCCGCCTTCAGACCCAGTTCCAGGCCGTCGCCCTGGTTGGACGGCGCGCTGATGGGCGTCACGGGAAACGGCAGGAATGCCTGGCGGAGCCGCGGATTCCACTCGAAACCGCCGGACGCGAGGACGACGGCGGCCGCGGACACCGTTCTGCCCGATGCAGCACCGCCGAGGGTCACGACCCATCTGTCCCCATCGCGGGCCAGATCTTCGAACGGCGCAGAGACCGCGATCTCCACGCCGCGGTCCAGGGCGCTCACCACCAGCGAACCCACCAGCGCGCCGCCCATGGTCCGCACGCCCGTTGCGGCGCGCCGTGCCAACAGCTCCGGATCCGCCGCCCGGCCGTTGAGCCGGTCGCGTTCAGTCATGGTCAGCAGCGGAAAATACGACGACGGCCGGATCGCCTCCGCGAGGCCCGGGTACCCCGACATGTCGAAGGCGCCGTTGTCCAAGCTGCGTCCGCCGTCGGCCGCGCCTTGCCATTCCATGTGGTAGTCCGGGCGGGCGATCGGCGTCAGCGAAACCCTGGTTTCGGCGTCGAGATAGGCGACGGCGCGCGGCGCCGTGCTGACGTACCACTCCACCTCCTCGTGGCTCAGCACGTGCCCCGCAGCTTCGGCGAGATACGCAACGCCGTCCTCATGGCTGTCC is from Arthrobacter sp. QXT-31 and encodes:
- a CDS encoding NAD(P)-dependent alcohol dehydrogenase — encoded protein: MTTQAIPATNTAGLPTGTQAAVLHGARDLRIEHKPLPALGPNDLLVEMRSGGICGSDMHYFADGRNGTNVLRQPTVLGHEGAGVVIAAGPAAKVAAGTPVAIEPALPCRECPTCLSGRYNLCPAGTCFGSPPTDGLFARHVVVPEAAVHRLPASIPAEIGAAIEPLAVAVWAVERAQIRRGHRVLITGAGPIGLLVAQVAAARGAAEIVVTDVNDDRLAVATKFGATRTVNTAATPLDLAGMDRLIECSGNTRALADGIQTLAPAARATVVGQAKPTVDGIPLGFLQRYEIDLVTAFRYANAFPTAIDLASSGTVDLRSIITSTFPLEDAAAALTAPVTDPTNLKVLITY
- a CDS encoding mannitol dehydrogenase family protein; the protein is MTSIPPLSAAMPGILRRAAAPAAGIVHLGLGNFHRAHQAVYTDAAVAAHGGDWGIIGVASRSSAIPDAMHAQDMLYTVVEISPEGSKFSVPRVHTDAFTAAASPERVVKAIGEAGTRIVSLTVTENGYNYTPATGSLNLQDPAIRHDLEHPGAPKTPIGQIVRGLQHRSRSHGEPVTILSCDNLADNGHHTQRLVREFASLLPPAEAAETLAFIDTRTSFPSSMVDRIVPATTDHYRRLVASERGYHDRIPVPAEPFTMWIVEDNFIAGRPTWEAGGAVFSDEVAGYEQLKVRLLNGTHSLIAYLGALTGAVTIPESVSHPNIELAARSVLRNEYLPSVSVPSGVDVDAYEEQLFSRWRNTALGHRTSQVGSDGSVKLRQRIPLPALQMLDDGRMPQLLALTTAAYLACIAPLPGFDPGPQAHAMEDPARSLLAGLASGSRSGADLARKVLGDHHLLGDELAERDDFILRTGEFIDIIHAAGPLAAIAEASTALDHAASLQTIRSTP
- a CDS encoding LacI family DNA-binding transcriptional regulator is translated as MAAKLTDVAKLAGVSLATASRAFGDPGRLAAETRQKVMDAAAQLGYDVPGLNGSRTFGVVVPDISNAVFAALIKAIQDQAWHGRHRMVLADTGESSARERDHLAAFATGVDGIILCSPRLPSEQIHNLAGSAPLVVINGEADQAARVLMEAGEGIRQAVEHLHALGHRKLAYIPGPASSWANGQRLAAITRLCDEWGIELVTVGNQNATVDGGLAAAASVVASGATAVIAYNDLVAIGMLAGARTLGYHCPEDISVVGIDDLDIAAAAEPGLTSVRVPISRSGSLALELLLEQIAGKPTATEAVHLNSQLIVRGSTFAARNADQTLQGK
- the manD gene encoding D-mannonate dehydratase ManD, which codes for MTRKIVDVDVLVTSPSRNFVTLKITTDDGITGWGDATLNGRELSVASYLRDHLAPALLGRDADRIEDTWQYFYRGAYWRRGPVTMAAIGAIDLALWDIKGKALDVPVYQLLGGAARDKILTYTHATGWDVPELLDSVDRRREQGFRAVRAQSGVPGLDKVYGVTKGAASYEPAGRGAGPVEEDWDTSAYLRHAPKVLSAVREHVGPDLKLLHDVHHRLNPTEAARLARSLEDVDLFWLEDVTPAENQRLLRTLRQQTTIPLAIGEVFNTVWDCEHLITERLIDFIRTAVVHAGGISHVRKILALAEVYQIKGAPHGPSDVSPINLSASLHLGLATSNFAIQEYMGYDPLVSEVFQSSFRFEDGYLHPGDEPGLGVHVDEDAAARFPYKQAYLPIARELDGSMKDW
- a CDS encoding MFS transporter, which codes for MTTAHVPPGEIDQSKVRKAAVAGLIGTTLELYDFVIYGTASALVFSKLFFPNVSPAAALIASFTTFAVGFLFRPLGGIFFSHFGDRLGRKWILVVTLLLMGGATMAIGVLPTFEQIGLLAPILLCVCRAAQGFGAGAEQSGGATLLTESAAPGTRGKLASLIMVGAAAGTALGALVWIAAQSLAPNDMLTWGWRLVFLSSIFVTVAALIIRRKLDESPVFEEIKQARTEPPAPLKEVARSGKANVLRVILMNFGVSTQSYTIQVFMASYLITVVGTDPKFIPPVLLIGSLCGGVAAVSFGILSDKIGRRRVVSLITGALILFPAPAFMLLTTGSPVAIVMVIIIGFMLACQGVVGVHMSYFPEIFGSRYRYAGVTLGREFSSIIGGGVAPMICAGLLGLFSNSWIPVAVYMSLTMLVSFIATRLSPETLNRDLTDPEDARRDGGVVATPSAAAELAAARTAK
- a CDS encoding sugar kinase produces the protein MSAGIPADDAPYVLSFGETMALMRADQVGPLAHASTLSLGIGGSESNVAIGLRRLGVQSVWCGRVGADSLGQLVEREIRAEGVDVRIAVDPSAPTGLMIKERRTPDAQRVSYYRSGSAGSRLAPSDIDEALIAGAGLLHASGITPALSAQAEATLRHAIGVARAAGVPVSFDLNFRGNLWSAEGAGSVYRDIIPLADIVFAGEDEAAIAVGPGDPEELAQRIAALGPEQAVIKLGADGALALVEGTVFRQEAVAVSVVDTVGAGDAFVAGYLAELMEGRGPEERMRTAAATGAFACLVPGDWEGFPRRHELALLEAKEPVSR
- a CDS encoding 2-hydroxyacid dehydrogenase yields the protein MRIVIADPNLMPQRAVFEAALPEGTITSWHDSWNEHSVLTDLKDADVYVGPKFTAAMGAKAGNLRLVHVGGAGYDGIDADALPAGAVCANTFHHEGSIAEHIATVLVALRRNLLGQDAALRTGVWSSSVYSPDIRQPETLRGAVVTFLGFGHIGSASWKLLQAFGAEGIAITRSGSVNAGEHGLRWTGATDRLGEALSESDVLVVSIPLDAGTTSLIGAAELDNLGPDGQLVNVARGPVVDETALYEALKDRRIAGAAIDVWYQYPGTDGRGEPSSLPFGRLDNVIMTPHSSGVTAETFRGRAREIAENITRLSANQPLKNVVISR
- a CDS encoding FAD-dependent oxidoreductase; its protein translation is MSRAANTPLLTPAGNVSDTYDVVVAGSGAAGLVAAIRAADAGLGVLVAEKAELLGGTTAAGGGVMWAPNNHLGRRAGYGDSHEDGVAYLAEAAGHVLSHEEVEWYVSTAPRAVAYLDAETRVSLTPIARPDYHMEWQGAADGGRSLDNGAFDMSGYPGLAEAIRPSSYFPLLTMTERDRLNGRAADPELLARRAATGVRTMGGALVGSLVVSALDRGVEIAVSAPFEDLARDGDRWVVTLGGAASGRTVSAAAVVLASGGFEWNPRLRQAFLPFPVTPISAPSNQGDGLELGLKAGAAVADMTAIWGVPVISEASHEYDGVRSGRMGNVEMTLPGSITVNAAGTRFVNEALNYHDACRVFASVDPLTGRQQNNPAWLVFDAAYLAKYPVAGSAAGAPAGWITAGGSLEELAEKVGIDPAGLAATVARFNADASNGVDTEFHRGATPQDRFLGDAANTPNPCLAPLASAPFYAVRISAGVLGTSGGLDTDFSGRVLDRHRQPIPGLYAAGNVSAGVFRNNYPGGGATLGSAVTRAFTAGEHLAEILSTYRDFEAL
- a CDS encoding bifunctional 4-hydroxy-2-oxoglutarate aldolase/2-dehydro-3-deoxy-phosphogluconate aldolase — encoded protein: MLRLESPGTVSRPAPSAVLRDTRAVAVLRARHASDYAPVIEALQRGGVLSIELTLSTPGVWDELPLLRERFGNSLEIGVGTVTDTSEAQTALELGAAYIVTPVTDPGVIAACVERGVPVYPGGLTPTELHTGWKLGATAVKVFPASTVGAGYVAQLRGPFPDIEVIPSGGVNIEDVPAWIRAGALAVSLGGPLLGDAFKGGDLQDLTARARRVRELIDRTAEQLEAGK